Proteins from one Rhizoctonia solani chromosome 5, complete sequence genomic window:
- a CDS encoding Retrotransposable element Tf2 protein, giving the protein MATRSRTSSQAQSPFDPRDLGPRLPSATPIKLGEVSLERVPCLLLGLLSQVKNLKQKLKEVKETGIKTQTNVENISQTVDVVKDGLRSLQLHGPRTPEEAKPPVVEATPRPLHKTKPIGLVSGPSFWPEQPKGLPSFAQPAPQRAIPPQVPSPLPSPRLRSPIGAPAPPPPAPVAAYPAPVKVDHPDAYTGKIGSEAKQWLTRMLAWTRLNAQMFPTDQEVLSFLLMNMKDAAGAWAHPHLDQLGSHRAIIQTVEGFKLEFLAAFGDPDATRAAERKITTLTQSGTCADYITKFRTLAMELDWNDAALRGQFARGLHWEVSRQIATREHRPRTLLELQNAALVIDNALRKEQASHPPRDNKSSKPSNPARGTSTGQAITGSKKLSNDPNFVLEEERNRRRAAGACIKCGKMGHKFAECRTGWKATPIEDKGKAKEAAKIGEDSKYQSGKEIAPLFTIPIQPEKTAESIEVLIDSGATSSFLHPRTAESLRLPLINLPSPRTITMLDGLSPQAGKIWKKAILTFTYDGKKMTETFLICNTGSHAAILGLKWLDAHNPEIDWNMRTLSFPHTPPEHVAIAKEEEADQNPLEGVPSKYHQYAKVFGEEEFNKLPPHRHYDIGIELTEEGPLNSPLYSMTDAESATLKDWLRDELKAGKIRPSKSSISSPVMFVPKKDGSRRLVVDYRRLNNRTKKNVYPLPRPDDLMAQLRGAKVFTKLDLQWGYNNVRVKEGDKWKTAFQTKYGLYESLVMTFGLTNAPAAFQHFMNKLFKDLLDVCVIIYLDDILIYSKDDVSHTKHVHEVLKRLMDNQLFCKASKCTFHVTSVEYLGIIVSDKGFSLDKLKIQVVQEWPVPTKVKEVQSFLGFANFLRRFVANFSHMARPLHNLVKKDTPWRWDTKEQEAFQGLKDAITNAPVLCHADPTKPYFLETDASGAALGSILSQQQEDGRLHPLGFLSESFKGAKQNYDTHNKELLAIIWSFEYWRIFLEGTLHPVTVFTDHRNLEYWKESRTFNRRHARWHLLLAGYNFQIVYCPGKQSGKPDALSRRSDHADVPPAAQTMLPDPIFANVALVLPEKELQQRIESSLDQDESLEEILQFLQNESKAPPSIKRAFKDYQMEAGLLFYQGRIVVPDVGTLRTDLLQIFHNSPSAGHPGRQRTLELILRNYYWPGIRADTYWHVDSCKTCQRIRKPKYASIPPQPLELPVRPWQHISYDMIVDLPKDGAYDSILVIVDSFTKYVILVECSKKLKAPELAELFLRHVWKKYGMPEKTISDRGRVFNNRFLKALYQRLGIDPHFSSAYHPQSDGQTERVNPSVEHFLRAYSGTNQRDWVKWLPMAEFAYNNAVHSATGKSPFKALHGWEPTLTPSNIPTDVPEADKLAEAMEAQWREVKSALRQSKQRMVAGEHGSPTEFEVGEEVWLDAKNVKLKTLSPKLTEQRLGPFRVMEKISDRAYRLELPPTMRIHNVFYVGLLSKVRRDNKRDFKNRPPPVTVDGEEEYEVKGITDAEERNGKWFFRVKWKGYGPKENTWEPRENLKNAGKILKKYKEDMRKKALGAAKALKGGAVS; this is encoded by the exons atggcaacccgttcccggacaTCCTCTCAAGCCCAGTCCCCTTTCGATCCAAGAGACCTGGGACCCCGACTTCCGTCAGCCACCCCTATCAaacttggggaagtctccctcgaGCGGGTTCCctgcctcctccttggccttctcAGCCAAGTCAAGAATCTCAAGCAAAAGCTCAAAGAAGTCAAGGAAACAGGAATCAAAACCCAAACCAACGTCGAAAATATTTCCCAAaccgttgatgttgtcaaggatgggcttcgaagcctccaactccatgggccaaggaccccagaGGAAGCCAAACCCCcggttgtggaagcaacgccacgccccctacaCAAgaccaagcctattggattggttaGTGGGCCCTCCTTCTGGCCCGAGCAACCAAAAGGGCTTCCCAGCTTCGCCCAGCCAGCCCCCCAGAGGGCCATACCCCCGCAAGTCCCTTCTCCCcttccatctccgcgtctccgatcccccatcggagcacctgcccctccacctccggctccagtcgccgcctatcccgctccggtcaaggttgaccacccagacgcctatacaggcaaaattgggagtgaagccaagcaatggctcacgaggatgttggcatggacCCGACTAAACGCCcagatgttccccacggatcaggaggttttatccttcctcctgatgaatatgaaggatgcTGCCGgagcctgggcccatcctcACCTGGATCAACTTGGCTCTCACCGAGCCATCATTCAAACCGTGGAAGGCTTTAAATTGGAGTttctggcagcatttggcgaccctgatgccacaagggccgccgagcggaagaTTACTACtctcacccagtccggcacatgcgcggactacatcacaaagttcagaaccctggcaatggaactggactggaacgacgcggcccttcgaggccagtttgcccgcggcctccactgggaggtcagtcGCCAAATCGCAACTCGCGAGCACCGCCCCCGCACActtcttgagctgcagaatgcagcactcgtcatcgacaacgctctccgcaaagagcaagctagccacccgccaagggataataagtctagcaaaccatccaaccccgcaagggggacaagtaccggccaagcCATAAccggttcaaagaaactctccaacgaccccaactttgtgttggaggaagaacgcaatcgccgccgcgccgcaggcgcctgcatcaagtgcggcaaaatgggtcacaagttcgcggaatgccgcacaggctggaaggccacccctattgaggacaaggggaaggctaaggaagccgccaaaattggcgaagactccaagtaccaatcgggaaaaga AATCGCACCCCTCTTTACAATTCCAATACAGCCAGAAAAAACAGCGGAATcaatagaagtcctgatagactcaggcgctaCATCGTCATTTTTACATCCACgcaccgcggaatcactccgcctcccacttaTCAATCTCCCCTCACCCCGTACCattactatgctcgatgggttgagcccccaggcaggaaaaatttggaagaaggcaatACTTACCTTCACctatgatggcaaaaagatgacggaaaccttTCTCATCTGCAATACCGGCAGTCATGCGGCCATCTTAGGTTTAAAATGGTTAGACGCTCACAATCCTGAAATAGATTGGAACAtgcgcaccctctccttcccacacactccaccagaacatgtggccattgccaaagaagaagaagctgaccagaaccctcttgaaggagtaccctccaagtaccaccagtacgccaaggtatttggagaagaggaattcaataagctcccTCCACACCGGCACTATGATATTGGAATAgaactcacagaagaaggccccctcaactCCCCActttacagtatgacagacgctgagtccgccacactcaaggactggctcagggatgagttgaaagctggaaagatccgccctagcaAATCTTCCATTAGTTcaccagtcatgtttgtacctaagaaggatggttcccgccgattggttgttgactaccgtcGCCTAAACAACCgcaccaagaaaaacgtttacccgcttccccgtccagatgacctcatggcccagctccgtggtgccaaggtcttcaccaagctagacttgcaatggggttacaacaacgtgcgggtaaaagaaggtgacaaatggaaaaccgcaTTCCAAACCAAGTACGGTCTCTAcgaatccctggtcatgacttttggtttaacaaacgccccagccgcctttcaacactttatgaacaaactattcaaggatttgttggatgtatgcgtcatcatctaccttgatgatatcctgatttactcaaaggatgacgtaTCCCATACGaaacacgttcatgaggtcctaaAACGGTTAATGGATaatcaactgttctgcaaggcatccaagtgcaCATTCCACgttacctctgtggaatacctgggaatcattgtctccGATAAAGGgtttagtctggataagctcaaaatccaggtggtacaggaatggccggtacccactaaagtcaaggaagtccaatcattcttagggtttgccaatttccttcgccgatttgttgccaacttcagccacatggctaggccattacacaacctagtcaagaaagaTACACCCTGGAGATGGGACacaaaggaacaggaagcattccagggACTAAAGGATGccattaccaacgccccagtacTTTGTCACGCCGACCCTACCAAGCCCTACTTCCTAGAAACGGATGCTTCTGGTGCAGCCTTAGGTTCCATTCTtagccaacaacaggaagacggccgctTACACCCCCTGGGGTTCCTATCTGAGTCTTTCaagggtgccaaacagaattatgacacccacaacaaggaactcctggccattATTTGGTCGtttgaatattggcgcatcttcttggaaggaaccctgcACCCCGTAACAGTCTTCACTGACCAtaggaacttggaatactggaaggagtctagAACTTTCAATCGCCGCCATGCACGCTGgcacctcctcctggctggatacaacttccaaattgtgtatTGCCCGGGCAAACAGTCcggcaaaccagatgccttatCCCGGCGATCCGACCATGCCGACGTCCCACCTGCTGCCCAGACCATGCTGCCAGACCCCAtctttgccaacgttgcaCTAGTTCTACCAGAAAAGGAGTTACAACAGCGTATAGAGTCGAGCCTGGATCAAGACGAGTCCCTTGAAGAAATCCTACAGTTCCTGCAGAATGAATCCAAAGCGcccccatccatcaaacgagcattcaaggactaccagatggaagcaggattactcttctaccaaggacggattgtggtccctgacgttggGACCCTACGTACGGATTTACTCCAaatcttccacaacagcccatcagcaggacatccaggcaGGCAACGGACCCTGGAGCTAATCTTGCgcaactactattggccaggcaTACGCGcggacacatactggcacgtagactcctgcaaaacctgccaaAGGATTAGGAAACCCAAATACGCGTCAATCCCACCACAGCCGTTAGAACTCCCTGTACGCCCATGGCAACACAtttcctatgacatgattgttgaTCTGCCAAAGGACGGGGCCTATGACTCCATACTAGTTATCGTTGACAGCTTTACCAAATACGTCATATTGgtagaatgttccaagaaactAAAAGCCCCTGAACTAGCGGAACTGTTCTTGCGACACGTCTGGAAAAAGTACGGAATGCCGGAGAAAACAATCTCAGACCGCGGAAGAGTGTTCAATAACAGGTTTCTGAAGGCGTTGTACCAACGACTAGGCATAGACCCGCACTTCTCCTCCGCttaccacccccagagcgaCGGGCAGACAGAACGGGTGAACCCCTCCGTAGAACATTTCCTAAGAGCATACTCTGGCACTAATCAAagggactgggtcaaatggctaccaatggcagaattcgcctacaacaatgcagtGCATAGTGCCACAGGGAAGTCACCTTTCAAAGCACTccatggatgggaaccaacCTTAACCCCTTCCAACATTCCTACGGACGTACCAGAGGCTGACAAACTGGCGGAAGccatggaagcacaatggagaGAAGTCAAATCTGCCCTCCGGCAGTCTAAACAACGGATGGTAGCCGGAGAACACGGAAGCCCAACAGAGTTTGAGGTCGGAGAAGAAGTATGGCTTGATGCAAAAAACGTTAAACTCAAAACCTTAAGCCccaagctaacggaacaacgcttagggcCATTCAGAGTCATggaaaaaatctccgaccgcgctTACAGGCTAGAACTCCCACCAACCATGCGCATCCATAACGTATTTTACGTAGGACTATTGTCTAAGGTCAGAAGGGACAACAAACGGGACTTCAAGAACCGtccaccaccagtcaccgtggatggggaagaagagtacgaGGTCAAAGGAATAACGGATGCAGAGGAACGcaacggaaaatggttcttccgggtcaaatggaagggctatggccCCAAGgagaacacatgggaacctcgAGAAAATCTGAAAAATGCAgggaaaattttgaaaaagtacaaggaagacatgagaaagaaggcccttggcgctgccaaggcccttaaggggggggcagtgtcgtag
- a CDS encoding Retrotransposable element Tf2 protein, translated as MPFGLTNAPAAFQHFMNDLFRDLIDVTVVIYLDDILIFSEKPEEHPLHVREVLSRLMKNQLFCKLSKCHFHVTTAVTSWPQPKTIKQVQAFLGFVNYLRRFIPNFSSVARPLHNLTRKETPWSWGNLEEAAFQELKVLVTRSLVLIHSNPELPYYLETDASGVAMGAILSQQGSDNRLHPIAYMSKSFSGAEGNYDTHDKELLAIIKALEEWRIFLEATDKPVQVFTDHRNLEYWMQARTFNRRHARWRIFLSNFNFEIHYRPGKQSGKPDALSRRSDYVDTPPEPEVMLPSEVFANTSEEEVKIVTEIRSKLREDPSLEPIIQFLTEDADNAPPSIQKAYRDYDWEEDLLWYRGKLVVPDSEPLKEQLLKEFHDSPLAGHPGQQRTLELLSRNYWWPGMKSSAKEWVECCPTCQANRRAHAPVISLKPLEVPPFPFHTISYDFITGFPKSQGHNAILVVIDSFSKFGHFIPTSKKTTAKGLADLFVAHVWKLHGLPVRTISD; from the exons atgccttttggtctcACAAACGCTCCCGCCGCattccaacactttatgaatgacctgttcagggacctgatTGACGTAACAGTGGTAATTTACTTAGATGACATtctcatcttctcagaaaagcCGGAGGAACACCCGCTCCACGTCAGAGAAGTTCTGTCTagactaatgaagaaccagttgttctgcaaactgtcaaaatgtcatttccacgtcactacg GCAGTCACGTCGTGGCCACAGCCCAAGACAattaaacaggtccaggccttcctagggttcgtcaattacctccgccggtttatccccaacttcagctcgGTTGCACGCCCTCTACATAATCTcaccagaaaggaaaccccttggtcatggggcaacCTAGAAGAGGCAGCATTTCaggagttgaaggttcttgtTACCAGATCACTGgttctcatccattccaacccagaactcccctattaccttgaaacagacgcctcaggggttgccatgggagccattctTAGTCAGCAGGGTTCAGATAACCGATTACACCCAATTGCGTACATGTCCAAATcgttctcaggggcagaaggAAACTATGACACTCACGACAAAGagctcctggccatcatcaaggccttggaggaatggcgcattttcctggaagctacAGACAAGCCGGTTCAGGTATTTACAGATCACCGCAAccttgagtactggatgcaggcacggacctTCAACCGCAGACACGCAcgatggcgcatcttcctgagcaatttcaattttgagattcACTATCGTCCGGGAaagcagtcagggaaaccagacgcgtTATCAAGAAGGTCAGATTATGTGGACACAcccccagaaccagaagtcatgcttcCGTcggaagtctttgccaatacgtcagaggaagaagtcaaaattgtcacagaaattcGCTCCAAACTCAGGGAGGATCCATCACTGGAAcctatcatccagttcctgacGGAAGACGCGGATAATGCACCTCCTTCCATCCAAAAGGCTTACcgggattatgactgggaagaagatctcctttggtaccgcggaaaattggtagtcccagactcagagccTCTCAAGGAACAATTGCTTAAGGAATTTCACGACTCCCCGctagcaggacacccagggcaGCAGAGGACTTTAGAACTCCTTAGCCggaactactggtggccaggcatgaagtcatcagcaaaagaatgggtcgaatgttgccccacctgccaagccaatcgtCGCGCTCATGCCCCTGTAAtctccctgaaacccttagaagtccccCCTTTCCCATTTCATACgatctcctatgacttcatcaccgGGTTCCCCAAGTCACAAGGACACAATGCAATCCTGGTAGTTATAGActcattctccaagtttggccatTTCATCCCCACATCAAAGAAGACCACCGCCAAGGGATTAGCAGATCTATTTGTTGCCCACGTTTGGAAACTCCACGGACTACCAGTCAGGACCATATCAGATTGA
- a CDS encoding Retrotransposable element Tf2 protein, with protein MNPSNVPANVPEADHVADTLAREWKEAEAALRMSKERMAREKGTTPKYSIGKKVWLDGKNIELRTNSNKLDPKRLGPFEVTEKVSSHAYRLKLPESLKIHNVFYVGLLSKTHESPSQPFPERPPPETIEGEEEYEVEQIIDSKRQRGKWFYLIKWKGYGPKDNSWEPEELLEHSQEEIQRFNKSQLKKACDSAKSL; from the coding sequence ATGAACCCGTCCAACGTGCCAGCtaacgtaccagaagcagaccatGTAGCAGATACCCTGGccagggaatggaaggaagccgaaGCGGCCTTaaggatgagcaaggaaaggaTGGCTAGAGAGAAAGGAACAACTCCCAAATACTcaattggcaaaaaagtctggttgGACGGAAAAAACATAGAGCTCagaaccaactccaacaaactagaTCCAAAACGCCTAGGTCCTTTTGAAGTAACGGAGAAGGTTTCTAGTCATGCCTACCGCCTGAAACTACCAGAATCTTTGAAgatccacaacgtattctatgtgggactacTATCCAAAACCCATGAATCCCCGAGTCAACCGTTTCCTGAACGACCACCCCcggaaacaatagagggagaagaggagtacgaggtggaacaaatcattgactctaaaAGGCAAcgcggaaaatggttctacctgatcaaatggaaaggatacgggCCCAaagacaactcatgggaaccagaggagctTCTAGAACATAGCCAAGAGGaaatccaacgcttcaacaagtcgcaactgaaaaaggcttgtgactccgccaagagcctttaa
- a CDS encoding Retrotransposable element Tf2 protein, producing MLPDPIFANVALVTPKKELQRQIEAALDQDKSLEEILQFLQNKSKAPPTDLLHIFHDSPLAGHPGRQQTLELVSRDYYWPGICADTYWHVDSCKTCQRIRKPKYASIPPQPLELPSRPWQHVSYNMIVDLPRDGICNSILVIVDSFTKYGIFVKCSKKLKAPKLAELFLEHVWKWHGMPEKTVLDRGRVFNNKFLKALYKRLGIDPHFSLAYHPQSDGQTERVNPSIEHFLRAYSGVNQRDWTKWLPMAEFAYNNAVHGSTGKTPFKALYGWEPTLTLSNVPTDVPEANDLAATMEAQWKEVEAALRQSKIQMTARETGNPLEFEIREEAWLDAKNVKLKTLSPKLTEQCLGPFKVTKKISNHAYRLELPPTMRIHNVFYVGLLSKVKRDDKRDFENRPPPVTVDGEEEYEVEGITNAEERNGKWFFRVKWKGYGSKENTWEPWENLKNAGKILKKYKEEMRKKALGAAKALRGGQCYEEMADLWTQEWVDNNKWEQVQEDDKGMEGGKSGDEENNAALTAEEPVEYNDNGRISARSKGKGPATH from the exons atgctccctgaccccatatttgccaacgtagccTTGGTAACCCCCAAGAAGGAACTCCAACGTCAAATTGAAGCCGCCCTAGATCAGGACAAATCACTGgaggaaatattacaattcctccagaacaagTCTAAGGCACCTCC GACGGACCTACTCCACatcttccatgacagccccttggcaggacacccaggaagacaacaaaccctagagttggtatcaagggattactactggcccgggATCTGTgctgacacatactggcacgtggactCCTGCAAAACATGTCAACGGATAAGGAAGCCAAAATATGCATCAATACCGCCCCAACCCCTTGAGCTTCCTAGCAGACCATGGCAACACGtatcctacaacatgatagtggACCTGCCCAGGGATGGAATTTgcaactcaatcctggttattgttgacagcttcaccaagtacggtatttttgtcaaatgctccaaaaagctcaaagcacCCAAGCTAGCAGAAttgttcctggaacacgtgtGGAAATGGCATGGGATGCCTGAAAAAACGGTCTTGGATAggggaagggtcttcaacaacaagttcctgaAAGCTCTATAcaaacgcctgggaatagacccccacttctctttggcttatcatcctcagagtgaCGGTCAGACGGAACGGGTAAACCCCTCAATAGAACATTTCCTTAGAGCATACTCAGGGGTTAACCagagggactggaccaaatggctccccatggcagaatttgcgtacaacaacgcagtacatGGCAGTACAGGGAAAACACCGTTCAAAGCCCTTTATGGCTGGGAACCCACCTTGACATTGTCCAACGTTCCAACAgatgtaccagaagccaaTGACCTTGCCGCaacaatggaagcacaatggaaaGAAGTTGAAGCCGCCCTCCGGCAATCCAAGATACAAATGACTGCCAGGGAAACAGGGAACCCCTTAGAGTTTGAAATCAGAGAGGAAGCATGGCTTGATGCCAAAAATGTCAAACTCAAGACCTTAAGCCCTAAGCTAACAGAACAATGCTTAGGCCCATTCAAGGTTACcaaaaaaatctccaaccaTGCTTACCGGCTTGAACTCCCCCCAACAATGCGTAttcacaacgtcttctatgtgggacttCTGTCTAAGGTTAAAAGAGATGACAAGCGTGACTTTGAAAACCGCCCGccaccagtcactgtggacgGGGAGGAGGAATACGAGGTAGAGGGGATAACCAATGCAGAAGAACGcaatgggaaatggtttttccgggtaaaatggaagggatatggcTCCAAGgagaacacatgggaaccctgGGAGAACCTGAAAAACGCAGGGAAAATTTTGAAGAAGTACAaggaagaaatgagaaagaaggcccttggcgctgccaaggcccttagaggggggcagtgtt ACGAGGAAATGGCGGACTTGTGGACGCAGGAATGGGTTGACAACAACAAATGGGAACAGGTCCAAGAGGATGACAAAGGAATGGAAGGCGGCAAGAGTGGAGATGAGGAGAACAATGCAGCACTCACCGCAGAGGAGCCGGTCGAGTACAACGACAACGGACGGATTAGTGCACGGTCAAAGGGCAAGGGCCCAGCCACCCACTAG
- a CDS encoding peroxidase family 2 domain protein, with amino-acid sequence MGLISLVKAAIDAGFSIGFLVYLLGWDLGLHIVNAIRPSKQIGSVVALDIRGQDGTWGEFQPPRPADARSPCPALNALANHGILPRNGRGITWKELGEASRGVYNLAPTLCKQVPWATAKLLYSGRDWNETMTLDDLNAHGAIEHDASYTRADIKWQHDQGVPDREIIEAFFGSAGLDIDHLQPADKFTLEDFSNYLAYRRAHSKAFNGQYIMNKSGRNFGCINSALAYNVFDGNAADLKIWFLEERLPNGWEPKNRSYHGLTIKKLNGIASQIEKGISRAGNLEAKWKAPHVEPELKFVEGAQGEKECELGHMGKMIVTHLDVIGFGEEEEEELDVVSSDDEEGMRLKKGKVKEDKSLTVYYPLIPLPR; translated from the exons ATGGGCCTCATCTCCCTCGTCAAAGCAGCCATTGATGCTGGATTTAGCATTGGATTTCTTGTTTATTTGCTAGGTTGGGATCTCGGTCTTCATATCGTCAATGCgatccgtcccagcaaacAGATTGGATCAGTTGTGGCATT AGATATAAGGGGGCAAGATGGCACCTGGGGAGAATTTCAGCCTCCTCGTCCAGCGGATGCGCGTTCACCATGTCCAGCACTCAACGCATTAGCAAACCATG GCATTCTTCCTCGAAATGGACGAGGAATTACTTGGAAAGAGTTGGGGGAAGCATCCAGGGGGGTATATAACCTCGCTCCAACTCTATGCAAGCAGGTTCCATGGGCTACAGCCAAGCTACTTTACTCTGGACGTGACTGGAATGAGACGATGACTTTAGATGATCTCAATGCGCACGGGGCAATCGAACACGACGCTAGCTATACTC GTGCCGATATTAAGTGGCAACACGACCAGGGCGTCCCCGACCGTGAGATTATCGAGGCGTTCTTTGGGTCAGCAGGACTCGATATCGATCA TCTGCAGCCTGCGGATAAATTCACCCTCGAAGATTTCTCCAACTACCTCGCTTACCGACGTGCCCACTCAAAGGCTTTCAACGGGCAATACATAATGAACAAGAGCGGCAGAAATTTTGGTTGCATTAACTCGGCATTGGCGTACAATG TGTTCGATGGTAACGCAGCGGATCTCAAGATATGGTTCCTTGAAGAACGTCTGCCCAACGGATGGGAGCctaaaaaccgctcatatcaTGGCCTGACAATAAAGAAGCTGAATGGAAT AGCCTCCCAGATTGAAAAGGGTATATCGCGCGCAGGAAACTTGGAGGCCAAG TGGAAGGCCCCTCATGTTGAGCCAGAGTTGAAATTCGTGGAAGGGGCTCAGGGAGAAAAAGAGTGTGAACTGGGACATATGGGCAAAATGATTGTGACGCACCTGGACGTTATAGgttttggcgaagaagaagaagaagaattaGATGTGGTCAGTTCAGATGACGAAGAAGGAATGCGGTTGAAGAAGGGCAAAGTCAAAGAGGATAAAAGTTTAACGGTTTATTATCCTTTGATTCCACTGCCTAGGTAA
- a CDS encoding Zinc finger, CCHC-type: MNFGHNSRGTNRNPRATADTVCQKCLQRGHFIYECKSTQPYKSRPSRSQLLEKPELARKRGDKPSVEVPEEFKKRAGVANKILEEKEKDREAKRKRSASPSSSSSSSSSSGSESESDSGSDSDSDSGSSRSGSDSDSDSNSSSASSRGVKRRKRTRRTRSPSPDVTTKGKRRARSASSDSRESR, from the exons ATGAATTTTGGACATAATAGCCGAGGAACGAATAGGAACCCACGGGCGACTGCCGATACCGTTTGCCAAAA ATGCTTACAACGGGGCCACTTTATCTACGAATGCAAGTCGACTCAGCCGTACAAATCCCGGCCTTCTCGGTCCCAGTTATTGGAGAAACCAGAGCTAGCGAGGAAGAGAGGAGACAAACCAAGCGTAGAAGTTCCAGAGGAATTCAAGAAGCG AGCCGGTGTTGCGAACAAAATTCTGGAGGAAAAAGAGAAAGATAGAGAGGCGAAGCGCAAGCG GTCTGCTTCTCCCtcatcttcaagctccagctccagctcgtCTGGCTCTGAATCTGAATCTGATTCAGGCTCTGACTCTGACTCTGATTCGGGCTCTTCTCGTTCGGGCTCTGATTCTGATTCCGACTCGAACTCCAGTTCAGCTTCAAGCAGAGGTGTCAAGCGACGTAAACGCACGCGCCGGACACGGAGCCCGAGCCCTGATGTGACCACTAAAGGGAAGAGGAGGGCACGCTCGGCCTCGAGCGATAGCCGTGAAAGTCGATAA